A stretch of the Myxococcaceae bacterium JPH2 genome encodes the following:
- a CDS encoding carbohydrate binding family 9 domain-containing protein — MSSGVMRGCALAVLLGATVAQAAEPIQAVRAGGPLRVDGRLDEPDWAKAPVFDAFVERYPVSGRTPSERTEVRVLYDADMLYVGIVAHDSQPELIDRRLGRRDDFPYSDSVRLIIDPMNDRRTGYGFSVNAGGIQEDGLYYDDRNYTTDWGGVWDAAVGNVEDGWVAEYAIPLSLLRFPEAPVQSWGFSVRREIARKNEELESVENPREASANVSRLGRLTGLVDLQPRGRWELVPYVAARGVMRPQFSDATQPTPRMMSPVLDVGLDVRGALSSGLMLNATFNPDFGELEADQLLLNLSTFESYYNERRPFFTQGMELFQPVGWEGGRSPLTMFYSRRVGLETPILGAAKLTGTVGPGVQVGVLDALVAGPWQEQDEANPDRRLRVHASRPLHLGPDAELPGAPLATTNFLAAAARAPVGTASRVGVSFASALPMAGLCRDEDAALDDERQPAECRTRGGNVLGMDFDLRSASREWAVYGQLNASQVVRGLPERTLHDGTVLRRGDMGVGGYLRAGRFSGNGFRADVGVDFASPTLSLVATGFQRAQNEQTPRFSLRYERQDGLGPLKLFRAILAGGAKWTADSRATFRGAFVDLNLIAVLPTFDLIELDVGTDVGGYDVRALDGAGVPLEREGAHYVNFYVETNAKRAVSVGGNASMGLHRAGGPTPARVGWGGDVFVSVRPHPSLETRVEVGNDRTPYIARFVEDLGDEHFVLGDLKSNFLSLTLRQQWILTPHLTLQGYAQLFTDYGAYGRFYSASSNEAKAPIHLADLTPVDRADGESFYDTALNVNVVLRWEYRLGSTLFLVYSRAQQGLPAPEGDSPAATLLPKRLLAGPANDAILLKWSYFWGA, encoded by the coding sequence ATGTCGTCTGGAGTCATGAGGGGTTGCGCACTGGCGGTGTTGTTGGGGGCCACGGTCGCGCAGGCAGCGGAGCCCATTCAGGCCGTGAGGGCGGGCGGGCCACTCCGCGTGGATGGCCGTCTTGATGAACCCGATTGGGCGAAGGCGCCCGTGTTCGATGCGTTCGTGGAGCGCTATCCGGTGTCCGGACGGACGCCCAGTGAGCGCACCGAGGTCCGGGTCCTCTACGACGCGGACATGCTCTACGTGGGCATCGTCGCGCACGACTCACAGCCCGAGCTGATCGATAGGCGCCTGGGCCGGCGCGACGACTTCCCCTACTCGGACTCGGTGCGCCTCATCATCGACCCGATGAACGACCGGCGGACCGGCTACGGGTTCTCGGTCAACGCGGGTGGCATCCAGGAAGATGGCCTCTATTACGACGACCGCAACTACACCACTGACTGGGGCGGCGTCTGGGACGCGGCCGTGGGCAACGTGGAGGACGGCTGGGTCGCCGAGTACGCCATCCCTCTGTCGCTGCTGCGCTTCCCCGAGGCCCCGGTGCAGTCGTGGGGCTTCTCGGTGCGCCGGGAGATCGCGCGCAAGAACGAGGAGCTGGAGTCCGTCGAGAACCCGCGCGAGGCGAGCGCGAACGTGTCTCGGCTGGGGCGGCTGACCGGGCTGGTGGACCTTCAGCCCCGCGGACGCTGGGAGCTGGTGCCTTATGTGGCGGCGCGCGGGGTGATGCGACCGCAGTTCTCGGACGCGACGCAGCCCACGCCCCGGATGATGAGCCCGGTGCTCGACGTGGGCCTGGATGTCCGAGGCGCGCTGAGCAGCGGGCTGATGCTCAACGCCACGTTCAACCCGGACTTCGGCGAGCTGGAGGCGGATCAACTCCTGCTCAACCTCTCCACCTTCGAGTCCTACTACAACGAGCGCCGGCCCTTCTTCACGCAGGGCATGGAGCTGTTCCAGCCGGTGGGCTGGGAGGGCGGGCGCTCGCCGCTGACGATGTTCTACTCGCGGCGCGTGGGGCTGGAGACGCCCATCCTCGGCGCGGCGAAGCTGACGGGCACGGTGGGGCCGGGCGTGCAGGTGGGCGTGCTGGACGCGCTCGTCGCCGGGCCCTGGCAGGAGCAGGACGAGGCGAATCCGGACCGACGCCTGCGCGTGCACGCCAGCCGGCCGCTGCACCTGGGGCCGGACGCGGAGCTGCCTGGTGCGCCGCTGGCCACCACCAACTTCCTGGCCGCGGCGGCGCGGGCGCCAGTGGGCACGGCCTCGCGCGTGGGCGTGAGCTTCGCCTCGGCGCTGCCCATGGCCGGGCTGTGCCGCGACGAGGACGCGGCCCTGGATGACGAGCGCCAGCCCGCCGAGTGCCGGACGCGCGGCGGCAACGTGCTGGGCATGGACTTCGACCTGCGCTCGGCCAGTCGCGAGTGGGCGGTGTACGGCCAGCTCAATGCCTCGCAGGTGGTACGGGGGCTGCCCGAGCGGACGCTGCACGACGGCACGGTGCTGCGGCGCGGTGACATGGGCGTGGGCGGCTACCTGCGCGCCGGACGCTTCAGCGGCAACGGCTTCCGCGCGGACGTGGGCGTCGACTTCGCGTCCCCGACGCTGTCGCTCGTGGCCACGGGCTTCCAGCGCGCGCAGAACGAGCAGACGCCTCGCTTCTCCCTGCGCTACGAGCGCCAGGACGGGCTGGGGCCGCTCAAGTTGTTCAGGGCCATCCTCGCCGGCGGCGCGAAGTGGACGGCGGACTCGCGCGCGACGTTCCGGGGCGCGTTCGTGGACCTGAACCTCATCGCCGTGCTGCCGACCTTCGACCTCATCGAGCTGGACGTAGGCACCGACGTCGGCGGCTACGACGTGCGCGCGCTCGACGGCGCCGGGGTGCCGCTGGAGCGAGAGGGCGCCCACTACGTCAACTTCTACGTGGAGACCAACGCGAAGCGCGCGGTGTCCGTCGGCGGCAACGCGTCCATGGGCCTGCACCGCGCCGGAGGTCCGACCCCGGCGCGCGTGGGCTGGGGCGGCGACGTGTTCGTCTCCGTGCGGCCTCATCCGTCGCTGGAGACGCGCGTGGAGGTGGGCAATGACCGGACGCCCTACATTGCCCGCTTCGTGGAGGACCTGGGTGACGAGCACTTCGTCCTGGGCGACCTGAAGTCCAACTTCCTGTCCCTCACGCTGCGGCAGCAGTGGATCCTCACGCCGCACCTGACCCTCCAGGGCTACGCGCAGCTCTTCACCGACTACGGCGCCTATGGGCGCTTCTACAGCGCCAGCTCGAACGAGGCGAAGGCGCCCATCCACCTCGCCGACCTCACCCCCGTCGACCGCGCCGACGGGGAGAGCTTCTATGACACGGCCCTGAACGTGAACGTGGTGCTGCGCTGGGAGTACCGCCTGGGCTCCACGCTGTTCCTCGTCTACTCGCGCGCGCAGCAGGGACTGCCGGCGCCCGAGGGGGACAGTCCCGCCGCCACCCTGCTCCCGAAGCGGCTGCTCGCCGGTCCGGCCAACGACGCCATCCTCCTCAAGTGGAGCTACTTCTGGGGCGCGTGA
- a CDS encoding alpha/beta hydrolase — protein sequence MQTLPETPGYLPQGADSLYFVHHHAVGPCRAAVLLVGPMALERTHGYVVWARWARHLAQRGVDVLRFDYRGVGESTGRFEQMTLARWEEDVRAALGHLRASCPDVPVVVHGLRLGALLGARVFADEGLAGLLLWDPPESGRAHLMDLLRRKVASDNLEGTGGPRRSREDYVAELESGMLMEVEGYPWSRELWRSTESYGLALPPRDDARPWRVVHLDGRPADKCLVPGRSLTARIPRPFFWTASNKLLPDMSQVFEDGLSFIAEASARPQAQEAVS from the coding sequence ATGCAGACGTTGCCGGAAACGCCTGGGTACCTGCCCCAGGGCGCGGACTCTCTTTATTTCGTGCATCACCATGCCGTGGGCCCTTGCCGGGCGGCGGTGCTCCTCGTGGGGCCCATGGCCCTGGAGCGCACGCACGGCTACGTGGTCTGGGCTCGGTGGGCGCGCCATCTCGCGCAGCGCGGCGTGGATGTCTTGCGCTTCGACTACCGCGGCGTGGGGGAGAGCACGGGGCGCTTCGAGCAGATGACGCTGGCGCGATGGGAAGAGGACGTGCGCGCCGCGCTCGGGCACCTGCGGGCGTCCTGTCCTGACGTGCCGGTGGTGGTGCATGGCCTGCGGCTGGGGGCCCTGCTGGGCGCGCGCGTGTTCGCGGATGAGGGATTGGCGGGCCTGCTCTTGTGGGACCCTCCCGAGTCCGGGCGCGCGCACCTGATGGACTTGCTCAGGCGCAAGGTGGCGTCCGACAACCTGGAAGGCACGGGGGGACCGCGCCGCTCGCGTGAGGATTACGTGGCGGAGCTGGAGTCCGGGATGCTCATGGAGGTGGAGGGCTATCCGTGGTCGCGCGAGCTGTGGCGCAGCACGGAGTCCTACGGACTGGCGCTGCCCCCGCGTGATGACGCGCGGCCGTGGCGGGTGGTGCACCTGGATGGGCGCCCGGCGGACAAGTGCCTCGTGCCGGGGCGGAGCCTCACGGCGCGCATCCCCCGGCCCTTTTTCTGGACCGCGAGCAACAAGCTGCTGCCGGACATGTCCCAGGTCTTCGAGGACGGACTGTCTTTCATTGCCGAGGCGAGCGCGCGACCGCAGGCGCAGGAGGCGGTGTCATGA
- a CDS encoding GNAT family N-acetyltransferase: protein MRTTLVTSPSELEQVLSLQRENLRGHVSPQEALEQGFVTVAHTLDTLERMHAVAPSIIARDGERLAGYALVMPVETRAFIPILEPMFQLFDTLSWKGKPLGAYRYYVMGQVCVARDYRGQGIFDALYREHRSSYANRYELCLTEIASRNTRSMRAHARVGFQPVTTYRDETDEWVVVAWDWT from the coding sequence ATGCGCACCACGCTCGTCACCTCCCCGTCCGAACTGGAACAGGTGCTCTCCCTCCAGCGAGAGAACCTGCGTGGCCACGTGTCGCCCCAGGAGGCCCTGGAGCAGGGCTTCGTCACGGTGGCCCACACGCTGGACACGCTCGAGCGCATGCACGCGGTGGCGCCCAGCATCATCGCCCGGGATGGCGAGCGGCTCGCGGGCTACGCGCTGGTGATGCCCGTGGAGACGCGCGCGTTCATCCCCATCCTGGAGCCCATGTTCCAGCTCTTCGACACGCTGTCGTGGAAGGGCAAGCCCCTGGGCGCCTACCGCTACTACGTCATGGGCCAGGTCTGCGTGGCGCGCGACTACCGGGGCCAGGGCATCTTCGACGCGCTCTACCGTGAGCACCGCTCAAGCTACGCGAATCGCTACGAGCTGTGCCTCACGGAGATCGCCTCGCGCAACACGCGCTCCATGCGCGCCCATGCCCGGGTGGGCTTCCAGCCCGTCACCACGTACCGCGACGAGACGGACGAGTGGGTCGTGGTGGCGTGGGACTGGACCTGA
- the nth gene encoding endonuclease III translates to MKPTPPSIPELLHRLREKYPDARYELNWSTPFELLVATILAAQCTDERVNRVTATVFPKYPGPRAFADADTAELEEDLKPTGFFKQKTKTVQAMSRALLADFGGEVPRDIQQLIQLPGVARKTANVVLNTAFNIPSGIIVDTHVGRVSQRLALTKQEKGEAIEKDLMALVPQEDWTFFGPAVVLHGRYTCVARKPKCDTCMLADICPKVGVER, encoded by the coding sequence ATGAAACCCACGCCTCCGTCCATCCCCGAGTTGCTCCATCGACTGCGCGAGAAGTACCCGGACGCGCGCTACGAGCTGAACTGGTCCACGCCGTTCGAGCTGCTCGTGGCCACCATCCTGGCGGCGCAGTGCACGGATGAGCGCGTCAACCGCGTCACCGCCACGGTGTTCCCCAAGTACCCGGGCCCGCGCGCCTTCGCGGACGCGGACACCGCCGAGTTGGAGGAGGACCTCAAGCCCACCGGCTTCTTCAAGCAGAAGACGAAGACGGTGCAGGCCATGAGCCGGGCCCTGCTGGCTGACTTCGGGGGCGAGGTGCCACGGGACATCCAGCAGCTCATCCAGCTGCCGGGCGTGGCGCGCAAGACGGCGAACGTGGTGCTCAACACCGCGTTCAACATCCCCTCGGGCATCATCGTGGACACCCACGTGGGCCGCGTCAGCCAGCGACTCGCCCTGACGAAGCAGGAGAAGGGCGAGGCCATCGAGAAGGACCTGATGGCCCTGGTCCCCCAGGAGGACTGGACCTTCTTTGGGCCTGCGGTGGTGCTGCACGGCCGCTATACGTGCGTGGCGCGCAAGCCCAAGTGCGACACGTGCATGCTCGCTGATATCTGCCCCAAGGTTGGCGTCGAGCGCTGA
- a CDS encoding iron-containing alcohol dehydrogenase, with the protein MTAAFEFATATRIVFGPGRLAEAPELARGLGATRVLLVTGKDRARAQPLRDGLHRLGIPTADFSVEGEPTVEVAREGTAHAVDARCDAVLAMGGGSALDAGKAIAALAANGGDPLDYLEVIGRGQPLTKPSLPLLALPTTAGTGSEVTRNAVLGSRESRVKASLRSPHMLPRVALVDPELLQGAPPAVLAAGGLDALSQLIEPFVSARANPVTDALAREGMHRSARSLRAAVLEGLDAPRREDLALASLLGGLCLANAGLGAVHGFAAPLGGMLGAAHGALCATLLAATLEVNLQALRTRAPQHPALPRFQEVAVTLTGRPDARAEDGIAWVRDLVHALRVPGLRAQGLTEADVPTLVEKARAASSMKANPLPLTDDELRELVTRSM; encoded by the coding sequence ATGACCGCCGCCTTCGAGTTCGCCACCGCGACGCGCATCGTCTTCGGCCCGGGCCGGCTGGCGGAGGCCCCGGAGCTGGCTCGCGGACTCGGCGCCACCCGCGTCCTGCTGGTCACGGGCAAGGACCGTGCGCGCGCCCAGCCCCTGCGCGATGGCCTCCACCGACTGGGCATCCCCACCGCGGACTTCTCCGTGGAGGGAGAGCCCACGGTGGAGGTGGCCCGCGAAGGGACGGCCCACGCCGTGGACGCACGCTGCGACGCGGTACTGGCCATGGGCGGCGGCAGCGCGCTGGACGCGGGCAAGGCCATCGCCGCGCTCGCCGCCAACGGAGGAGACCCGCTCGACTACCTGGAGGTCATCGGTCGAGGCCAGCCGCTCACGAAGCCGTCCCTGCCCTTGCTCGCCCTGCCCACCACCGCCGGCACGGGCTCGGAGGTGACGCGCAACGCGGTGCTGGGCTCGAGGGAGTCGCGGGTGAAGGCCAGCCTGCGCAGCCCGCACATGCTGCCGCGCGTGGCGCTCGTGGATCCCGAGCTGCTCCAGGGCGCGCCCCCCGCCGTGCTCGCGGCCGGTGGACTCGACGCGCTGTCCCAGCTCATCGAGCCCTTCGTCTCCGCGCGCGCCAACCCCGTCACGGATGCGCTGGCCCGTGAGGGCATGCACCGCTCGGCGCGCTCGCTGCGCGCGGCCGTGCTGGAGGGACTGGATGCCCCTCGCCGTGAGGACCTCGCCCTGGCGAGCCTGCTGGGCGGCCTGTGTCTGGCCAACGCGGGGCTGGGCGCGGTGCACGGCTTCGCGGCGCCGCTGGGTGGAATGCTCGGGGCCGCGCATGGGGCGCTGTGCGCCACGCTCCTGGCGGCCACGTTGGAAGTGAACCTGCAAGCGCTGCGCACCCGGGCCCCCCAACACCCCGCCCTGCCGCGCTTCCAGGAAGTGGCCGTGACGCTCACCGGCCGACCGGACGCGCGCGCCGAGGACGGCATCGCGTGGGTGCGCGACCTGGTGCACGCGCTTCGCGTCCCAGGCCTGCGCGCACAAGGGCTCACGGAGGCGGACGTCCCCACGCTCGTGGAGAAGGCCCGGGCCGCGAGCAGCATGAAGGCCAATCCCCTGCCGCTCACGGACGACGAGCTGCGCGAACTCGTCACGCGTTCGATGTAA
- a CDS encoding antibiotic biosynthesis monooxygenase, translating to MPNSLLIIHVAVHVKPESVDAFLQATLANARESVKEPGIARFDVVQDTEDPTRFMLVEAYRTAQAPAAHKETPHYLTWRDTVAPMMAEPRTSRRYVNRFPDDAGW from the coding sequence ATGCCGAACAGCCTGCTCATCATCCACGTCGCGGTGCACGTCAAACCCGAGTCCGTCGACGCCTTCCTCCAAGCCACCCTGGCCAACGCCCGCGAGAGCGTGAAGGAGCCCGGCATCGCGCGCTTCGACGTGGTGCAGGACACCGAGGACCCCACGCGCTTCATGCTCGTCGAGGCCTATCGCACCGCCCAGGCTCCCGCCGCGCACAAGGAGACGCCGCACTACCTCACCTGGAGGGACACCGTCGCGCCGATGATGGCCGAGCCCCGGACCAGCCGCCGCTACGTCAACCGCTTCCCCGACGACGCGGGGTGGTGA
- a CDS encoding 1,4-dihydroxy-2-naphthoyl-CoA synthase encodes MTSSISPLFNPARWRTVDGFKFKDITFHRAVDQGTVRIAFNRPEVRNAFRPRTVDELSQALEATRFMTDVGCVLITGNGPSPKDGGWAFCSGGDQRIRGKDGYKYEGDEGASDPAGLGRLHILEVQRQIRFLPKAVIAVVPGWAVGGGHSLHVVCDMTIASQEHAVFKQTDADVASFDGGYGSALLARQVGQKRAREIFFVGGNYSAQEAFDMGMVNAVVPHAELEEFALKWAAEINTKSPTAIKMLKYAFNLPDDGMVGQQLFAGEATRLAYGTAEAQEGRDAFVQKRKRDFKRFPWSY; translated from the coding sequence ATGACTTCTTCCATCTCGCCGCTGTTCAATCCCGCGCGTTGGCGGACCGTGGACGGCTTCAAGTTCAAGGACATCACCTTCCACCGCGCGGTGGATCAGGGCACGGTGCGCATCGCGTTCAACCGTCCCGAGGTGCGCAACGCCTTCCGTCCGCGCACCGTGGACGAGCTGTCCCAGGCGCTGGAGGCCACGCGCTTCATGACGGACGTGGGCTGCGTGCTCATTACCGGCAACGGCCCCTCGCCCAAGGACGGGGGCTGGGCGTTCTGCTCGGGCGGAGATCAGCGCATCCGCGGCAAGGACGGCTACAAGTACGAGGGCGACGAGGGCGCGTCCGATCCCGCGGGGCTGGGCCGCCTGCACATCCTGGAAGTGCAGCGCCAGATTCGCTTCCTGCCCAAGGCCGTCATCGCCGTGGTGCCTGGGTGGGCGGTGGGCGGTGGCCACAGCCTCCACGTCGTCTGCGACATGACCATCGCGAGCCAGGAGCACGCGGTCTTCAAGCAGACCGACGCGGACGTGGCCTCGTTCGACGGCGGCTATGGCTCGGCGCTGCTCGCGCGGCAGGTGGGCCAGAAGCGCGCCCGGGAGATCTTCTTCGTCGGGGGCAACTACTCCGCGCAGGAGGCCTTCGACATGGGGATGGTCAACGCGGTCGTCCCGCACGCGGAGCTGGAGGAGTTCGCGCTGAAGTGGGCCGCGGAGATCAACACGAAGAGCCCCACCGCCATCAAGATGCTCAAGTACGCCTTCAACCTGCCGGATGACGGCATGGTGGGTCAGCAGCTCTTCGCGGGCGAGGCCACGCGTCTGGCCTACGGCACCGCCGAGGCCCAGGAAGGCCGCGACGCGTTCGTCCAGAAGCGCAAGCGCGACTTCAAGCGCTTCCCCTGGTCGTACTGA
- a CDS encoding GNAT family N-acetyltransferase has product MRGHPVPHLRTARLELKPFTQHLAREALEDRQRFEAALGVRVHPAWPGRDVAEALPFFSSQPALGEWDTLLVHREDAVLVGDMGFKGGPDEQGDVELGYSVVPEYRQQGLATEAARAMVAWAFQQPGVRAVVAECLRDNAASIGVLRRVGFRPVPSEEPLLLRWRLSSGRD; this is encoded by the coding sequence GTGCGAGGTCATCCCGTGCCGCACCTGCGCACCGCGCGTCTGGAGTTGAAGCCCTTCACGCAGCACCTGGCACGCGAGGCGCTGGAGGATCGCCAGCGCTTCGAGGCCGCGCTCGGCGTCCGCGTGCACCCCGCCTGGCCGGGACGTGACGTCGCCGAGGCCCTGCCCTTCTTCTCGAGCCAGCCCGCGCTGGGCGAGTGGGACACCCTGCTCGTGCACAGGGAGGACGCAGTGCTCGTGGGCGACATGGGCTTCAAGGGAGGCCCGGACGAGCAAGGCGACGTGGAGCTGGGCTACTCGGTGGTTCCCGAGTACCGCCAACAGGGACTGGCGACCGAGGCCGCGCGGGCGATGGTGGCGTGGGCGTTCCAGCAGCCGGGCGTGCGCGCGGTGGTGGCCGAGTGCCTGCGCGACAACGCCGCGTCCATCGGCGTGCTGCGCCGCGTGGGCTTCCGTCCCGTGCCGAGCGAGGAGCCGCTGCTGTTGCGCTGGCGGCTCTCGTCCGGCCGGGACTGA